From one Culex quinquefasciatus strain JHB chromosome 3, VPISU_Cqui_1.0_pri_paternal, whole genome shotgun sequence genomic stretch:
- the LOC119769848 gene encoding ionotropic receptor 75a-like isoform X1 — protein sequence MITPSRNLNLGVILKAAIVCNSSADQSATLMNVELTKQLAFLLNVTINFVCFKAWEAARQGDDVDLIATPTYITTERLKQVHFLAMTGPLDYKFIFRSPKLSYTHNVFAVAFHYRVWLSILGLILLATVIQVVIIRVDRAVVHTDNPRDRSFAGVLLSMISLASQQEVLIASRTISSRTLSVVMLFSLMFLYISFSANIVGLIQSPSRTIRTLGDLRASGMELTVQDDRINRIFIGNQTNEHGFVPLPEGADRIRAGLYAFHGDTNLIYRYMIDHYKEEEKCNLQAINQLIPLNGYYSISKNSPYVEHIKVGLLALRERGFQARETEAHYTGKPPCLGDSVFDPIAMVDALFAMQLMGWVTGLAPVILGFELAEKRYGGVWRGALGKRLRSFSRRS from the exons ATGATCACTCCATCCCGAAACCTCAACTTGGGGGTGATCCTCAAAGCCGCGATCGTTTGCAACAGTTCGGCTGATCAAAGCGCAACTTTGATGAACGTTGAACTCACCAAACAGTTGGCCTTCCTTCTCAACGTCACGATCAACTTCGTGTGCTTCAAGGCCTGGGAAGCCGCCCGTCAAGGGGATGACGTGGACTTGATCGCAACGCCAACATACATTACCACCGAACGACTCAAGCAGGTCCACTTCCTAGCCATGACTGGACCGCTAGACTACAAGTTCATATTCCGGTCACCGAAGCTGTCCTATACTCATAACGTCTTTGCAGTGGCCTTCCACTACCGCGTCTGGCTGTCGATCCTGGGCCTTATCCTGCTGGCAACGGTTATCCAGGTGGTCATAATACGCGTTGATCGCGCAGTGGTCCACACCGACAACCCACGTGACCGAAGCTTCGCCGGAGTTTTGCTCAGCATGATCAGTCTCGCCAGCCAGCAGGAGGTACTGATCGCGTCGCGAACGATCTCTTCCAGAACGCTCAGCGTGGTGATGTTGTTCAGCCTGATGTTCCTGTACATTAGCTTTTCCGCTAACATCGTGGGCTTGATACAGTCCCCGTCGCGGACGATTCGTACTCTGGGGGATTTGCGTGCATCTGGAATGGAACTGACCGTACAGGACGATCGTATCAACAGGATCTTCATCGGG AACCAAACCAACGAGCACGGCTTCGTACCCTTGCCGGAAGGTGCTGATCGAATTCGTGCGGGTCTGTACGCCTTTCATGGCGATACCAACCTGATCTACCGCTACATGATCGATCACTACAAGGAGGAGGAAAAGTGTAACTTGCAAGCGATCAATCAGTTAATCCCGCTCAACGGATACTACTCAATATCGAAGAACTCCCCGTACGTAGAGCACATCAAAGTCGG CTTGTTGGCGCTACGGGAGAGGGGCTTTCAAGCGCGCGAAACGGAAGCCCATTACACCGGGAAGCCGCCCTGCCTGGGCGATAGCGTTTTTGATCCGATCGCCATGGTGGACGCCCTGTTTGCGATGCAGCTGATGGGTTGGGTGACGGGCCTGGCACCGGTCATTCTGGGGTTCGAGCTGGCCGAGAAGCGGTACGGTGGCGTTTGGCGCGGGGCTTTGGGGAAGCGATTGAGGAGTTTTTCGAGAAGAAGTTGA
- the LOC119769848 gene encoding uncharacterized protein LOC119769848 isoform X2, protein MITPSRNLNLGVILKAAIVCNSSADQSATLMNVELTKQLAFLLNVTINFVCFKAWEAARQGDDVDLIATPTYITTERLKQVHFLAMTGPLDYKFIFRSPKLSYTHNVFAVAFHYRVWLSILGLILLATVIQVVIIRVDRAVVHTDNPRDRSFAGVLLSMISLASQQEVLIASRTISSRTLSVVMLFSLMFLYISFSANIVGLIQSPSRTIRTLGDLRASGMELTVQDDRINRIFIGVSHCLLALRERGFQARETEAHYTGKPPCLGDSVFDPIAMVDALFAMQLMGWVTGLAPVILGFELAEKRYGGVWRGALGKRLRSFSRRS, encoded by the exons ATGATCACTCCATCCCGAAACCTCAACTTGGGGGTGATCCTCAAAGCCGCGATCGTTTGCAACAGTTCGGCTGATCAAAGCGCAACTTTGATGAACGTTGAACTCACCAAACAGTTGGCCTTCCTTCTCAACGTCACGATCAACTTCGTGTGCTTCAAGGCCTGGGAAGCCGCCCGTCAAGGGGATGACGTGGACTTGATCGCAACGCCAACATACATTACCACCGAACGACTCAAGCAGGTCCACTTCCTAGCCATGACTGGACCGCTAGACTACAAGTTCATATTCCGGTCACCGAAGCTGTCCTATACTCATAACGTCTTTGCAGTGGCCTTCCACTACCGCGTCTGGCTGTCGATCCTGGGCCTTATCCTGCTGGCAACGGTTATCCAGGTGGTCATAATACGCGTTGATCGCGCAGTGGTCCACACCGACAACCCACGTGACCGAAGCTTCGCCGGAGTTTTGCTCAGCATGATCAGTCTCGCCAGCCAGCAGGAGGTACTGATCGCGTCGCGAACGATCTCTTCCAGAACGCTCAGCGTGGTGATGTTGTTCAGCCTGATGTTCCTGTACATTAGCTTTTCCGCTAACATCGTGGGCTTGATACAGTCCCCGTCGCGGACGATTCGTACTCTGGGGGATTTGCGTGCATCTGGAATGGAACTGACCGTACAGGACGATCGTATCAACAGGATCTTCATCGGGGTGAGTCACTG CTTGTTGGCGCTACGGGAGAGGGGCTTTCAAGCGCGCGAAACGGAAGCCCATTACACCGGGAAGCCGCCCTGCCTGGGCGATAGCGTTTTTGATCCGATCGCCATGGTGGACGCCCTGTTTGCGATGCAGCTGATGGGTTGGGTGACGGGCCTGGCACCGGTCATTCTGGGGTTCGAGCTGGCCGAGAAGCGGTACGGTGGCGTTTGGCGCGGGGCTTTGGGGAAGCGATTGAGGAGTTTTTCGAGAAGAAGTTGA